In one window of Flavobacterium ginsengisoli DNA:
- a CDS encoding bifunctional UDP-3-O-[3-hydroxymyristoyl] N-acetylglucosamine deacetylase/3-hydroxyacyl-ACP dehydratase — protein sequence MVKQKTIKNEISLTGVGLHTGKEVTMTFKPAPVNNGFTFVRVDLQGQPVIEADANYVVNTQRGTNLEKLGVKIQTPEHVLAAVVGCDLDNVIIELNASELPIMDGSSKYFVEAIEKAGIEEQDASRNVYVVKEVISFTDEATGSEILVMPSDEYQVTTMVDFGTKVLGTQNATLKSLADFKSEIASSRTFSFLHELESLLEHGLIKGGDLNNAIVYVDKEISESTMENLKKAFGKEEISVKPNGVLDNLTLHYPNEATRHKLLDVIGDLSLIGVRIQGKIIANKPGHFVNTQFAKKLAKIIKIEQRNHVPTYDLHQEPLMDIHKIMSMLPHRPPFLLIDRIIEMSDRHVVGLKNVTMNENFFVGHFPEAPVMPGVLIVEAMAQTGGILVLSTVPDPENYLTYFMKIDNVKFKHKVLPGDTLIFKCELISPIRRGICHMQANAYANGKLVTEAELMAQIARKQ from the coding sequence ATGGTTAAACAGAAGACCATCAAAAATGAAATTTCGCTAACAGGAGTTGGTTTACACACTGGAAAAGAAGTTACAATGACTTTTAAACCTGCACCCGTTAATAATGGTTTCACTTTTGTAAGAGTAGATTTGCAAGGTCAACCAGTAATTGAAGCTGATGCTAATTATGTTGTTAATACTCAAAGAGGAACAAATCTTGAGAAACTTGGTGTAAAAATTCAAACACCAGAACACGTTTTGGCTGCAGTGGTTGGTTGTGATTTGGATAATGTTATTATTGAATTGAATGCCTCTGAACTACCAATTATGGATGGTTCATCAAAATATTTTGTTGAAGCGATAGAGAAAGCTGGAATTGAAGAACAAGATGCAAGCAGAAATGTTTACGTAGTTAAAGAAGTAATTTCTTTTACAGATGAAGCTACTGGAAGCGAAATTCTTGTTATGCCTAGCGACGAATATCAAGTAACAACTATGGTAGATTTTGGTACTAAAGTTTTAGGTACTCAAAATGCTACTTTAAAAAGTTTAGCAGATTTTAAATCTGAAATTGCGAGTTCTAGAACTTTTAGTTTCCTTCACGAATTAGAGTCTTTGTTAGAGCACGGACTTATTAAAGGTGGAGATTTAAACAATGCAATTGTGTATGTAGATAAAGAAATCTCTGAGTCTACAATGGAGAATTTAAAGAAAGCGTTTGGTAAAGAAGAGATTTCAGTTAAACCAAACGGAGTTTTAGATAACTTGACTTTGCACTATCCAAACGAAGCAACAAGACATAAATTGCTAGATGTAATTGGAGATTTATCTTTAATTGGAGTTCGTATCCAAGGAAAAATTATTGCTAACAAACCAGGACACTTTGTAAACACTCAGTTTGCTAAAAAATTAGCAAAAATTATCAAGATAGAGCAGAGAAATCATGTTCCTACTTATGATTTGCATCAAGAACCATTGATGGATATTCATAAAATCATGTCTATGCTGCCTCACAGACCTCCATTCTTGTTAATTGACAGAATTATCGAAATGTCTGATCGTCACGTAGTAGGATTGAAAAATGTTACCATGAACGAGAATTTCTTCGTTGGTCACTTTCCAGAAGCTCCAGTTATGCCAGGTGTATTAATTGTTGAAGCAATGGCTCAAACAGGTGGAATTTTAGTGTTAAGTACTGTTCCAGATCCTGAAAATTATTTGACATATTTCATGAAAATTGATAATGTTAAATTTAAACACAAAGTATTGCCAGGTGATACTTTAATCTTTAAATGTGAGTTAATTTCTCCTATCAGAAGAGGAATTTGCCATATGCAAGCAAATGCTTATGCAAATGGTAAATTAGTAACCGAGGCAGAATTAATGGCACAAATAGCAAGGAAACAATAA
- a CDS encoding HD domain-containing protein yields the protein MTQINKLKIFNDPIYGFITIPNELVYDLIQHPYFQRLRRISQMGLSYLVYPGANHTRFHHALGCMHLMKKAIDTLRFKEVVISEEEENALLIAILLHDIGHGPFSHAMEKSIVEDVHHEAISLLFMNQLNEEFGGRLSLAIQVFKGEYHRKFMLQLISSQLDMDRMDYLKRDSFYTGVAEGNVNSERLIQMMNVENDVLVIEEKGIYSVEKFLLSRRLMYWQAYLHKTSLVAELILMKVLKRAKELVLKGVDLPCSEPLSYFMHNKITLENFDAEKLDLFSQLDDFDIISALKAWQRQDDFVLSTLSKMIINRDLLKIKMSAEKVSMEESQSLKEQFANKHHISQLDAGYFIFRGKIKNQAYSKEAEPIRILKKDKTIEDVVEASDQLNLKSLSKLVTKYYICFPKQLI from the coding sequence GTGACTCAGATCAATAAATTAAAAATATTCAACGATCCTATATATGGCTTCATTACGATTCCGAATGAGCTGGTTTACGATCTAATTCAGCATCCTTATTTTCAGCGTCTACGCCGTATTTCACAGATGGGATTATCGTATTTGGTGTATCCAGGAGCGAATCATACTCGTTTTCATCATGCATTAGGATGTATGCATTTGATGAAAAAAGCTATTGACACGCTTCGTTTTAAAGAGGTTGTGATTTCTGAAGAAGAAGAAAATGCGCTTTTAATAGCAATTTTGCTTCATGATATAGGGCATGGGCCGTTTTCTCATGCGATGGAAAAAAGTATTGTTGAAGATGTGCACCACGAAGCCATTTCACTATTATTTATGAATCAGTTAAATGAAGAATTTGGCGGAAGATTAAGTTTGGCGATTCAGGTTTTTAAAGGTGAATACCATAGAAAATTCATGTTGCAATTGATTTCAAGTCAGTTGGATATGGATCGAATGGATTACTTGAAACGAGATAGTTTTTATACAGGTGTTGCTGAAGGAAATGTAAACTCTGAACGATTGATTCAGATGATGAATGTTGAAAATGATGTTTTAGTAATTGAAGAAAAAGGAATTTATTCTGTAGAGAAATTTCTGCTTTCTAGGAGATTAATGTACTGGCAAGCTTATTTGCATAAAACAAGTTTGGTTGCCGAATTGATTTTAATGAAAGTCTTAAAAAGAGCAAAAGAATTGGTTTTGAAAGGAGTAGATCTTCCTTGCAGTGAGCCTCTTTCTTATTTTATGCATAATAAAATAACTCTAGAAAATTTTGATGCCGAAAAGCTCGACTTGTTTTCTCAATTGGATGATTTTGATATTATTAGTGCTTTAAAAGCTTGGCAGCGACAGGACGATTTCGTTTTAAGCACTTTAAGCAAAATGATAATTAATAGAGATTTGCTTAAAATTAAAATGAGCGCTGAGAAAGTTTCTATGGAAGAATCTCAATCTTTAAAAGAGCAGTTTGCTAATAAGCATCATATTTCGCAATTAGATGCAGGATATTTTATTTTTAGAGGTAAAATTAAAAACCAAGCCTATAGTAAGGAAGCAGAACCTATTCGTATTTTGAAAAAAGATAAAACAATTGAAGATGTTGTTGAAGCTTCTGACCAACTGAATTTGAAATCGTTATCTAAATTGGTGACAAAATATTATATCTGTTTCCCAAAACAACTTATATAA